Genomic segment of Kibdelosporangium phytohabitans:
GCCGGGCCATCTCCAGCGTGTCGGCGCTCGTCGGCCCGAGAGCTGCCCGCCAGTGCTCGCCCGCCCGATCCGCCAGGTCGAGCGCACCTTGGAAGTCACCGCTGTTGATCAGGTAGCGCACGAGGTGGATCAGCAGCCGCCGTACCCGGTCGTCGTTGCTGCGGCAGTGGATCGCGTCGGAAACGTCCGCGTGCGGCAGCAGTTCGGCGTACCGCCCCCACGTCTGTGACGTCGGGTCGTCGGGGTCCGCGTGCACCAGCAGGACGTGCACGGCGTGCCGCAGCTTCGCTCTTTCGTCCGCGCTCAGCTGGTTCTGGATGACGGTCTGCACCAGGCGGTGCAGGCTCAGCGTCGCGCCGCTTTCGTCGATCTTGGCCAGGCCGTACCCGCTGATCGCCTGGAAGATCCGGTCCAGCTGCACCGGATCGGCCATCGCCTCGGCCAGTTCCGGCGGCACGGGAACGTCGTGCTCCGCTTCGAAGAAGGCCCGTGGGATCGGCGGTTCGGCGGCGAAGAAGGCGCACACCTGCAACAGTTGCAGCGCCGCTGGGAACTCGGTTCGCAGCTGGTGCAAGGGCACGCGCCACGCCGCCGCGACCGATCGCATCACGCCGTACTCGCCGGGTCCGTCGTCCGGCAGTTCGGCCAGGTGTCCTTTCAGCAACTGGAGATACTCGGCCGCGGGCATACCTGTCCGCACGCGCCACACCGCGGCCTGTTCCACGGCCAACGGCAGGTCGCCCAGTGCGTCGGCCAGCCGGTCGGCGTCGGCCTCGCTGATGTCACCGCCGATCCGGCGCAGCATCTGGATGCTTTCCTCGCGGGTGAACAGGTCCACTTCGACGACGTTGGCCACGCGTGCCCAGTGCATGTCCCGTGAGGTGACGATGATGTGGCCCGCACTCGCGGGGAAGAACGGCCGCACGCTCTCCGGGCTGCCCGCGTTGTCGAACACGAGCAGCCAGCGGTCGAACGGCTCGCCCGTCCGCAGACTGTCGAGGACTTCCGTGATGGCGACCTCCGCCGAACTCGCCGGCAGTCCCAGTCGTTTGGCCAGCTCGACGAAACTGGCCGTGATCTGGGACATCTGCTCGGCGGGGATCCACCAGATCACGTTGTACTCGTCGGCGTGCCGGTAGATGTACTCGACCACCGTCTGCGACTTGCCCACACCGCCCATGCCCTGCAGCGCTTCCGGGAGCACCGCCGTCACACCAGGTGCCGTCAGCTTCTCCGCCAGCACCTCCAGCAGACTGTCCCGTCCAACGAAGTCGTTGTTGCGCAACGGGATTGCCCCCCAGACCTGGGGTCGGTGGTCGCTGTCCGGTACAGGCGCGCCGGTCGGCGGTTCGAATCCCCGCGCGGCCGGGGCGTCCTCGTGGACGCGTTCGCCACGCGCGTGCGCCCACAGCCGTGCGCCTCTGAGCTCTCGCCGCAGACTCACAGCCCGAGGTGCGTACCTTCCTGACAGGGCACGGAAAACCGCCTCCTGGACACGCAGGTACGGCATGGTCTCCGGGGAGACCTTCGGCCTCGCCGTACCGTCCGGATCGTCGACCGCGTCACGGAAGTTGCGCAGCATGGCCACACTCGAGCCGAGGTAGTCACCGAGGACCCTGGCCACCCGGACGGTGTCCGCGCGGCGCACGCCGGAAAGCAGCTCTTCGCGTACCCCGTCGTGGAACTCGAACACCACGGCCGTCGGATCGTGCGCCGAACGTGCCGCCTTCACCTTGCGCAGCACGCCGCCGAGCACCACCTCGGCCAGCACGGAGACATCGGTGTCCGGCAGGAGCTCCCGTTGCACGAACCGCATCATCGCCAGGTTCAGCGGCGCTGCCGCCAGCAGACCCGCGAGCTGGAACGCCGGTGGTGAGGCGTACGTGCGGAACCGCATCACCCGGTCGTAGGCGGACAACGCCGTGCGCGGCTCAGCCTGGTCGGCGATCGGTTTGCTGTCACGGGGGTTCAGCATGACCGCGGTCGTCTCCACCGGTGCGGCACCAGCCGCCGCGACCAGGTTCGCCCAGCCGGACAGCCATTCCGGTGTCAGCGCGAGCACCGGGACCGGGATCGAGTCGCCGGCCGGGTCGTCCTCGAAGATGTCGTGCTCGATGCGCCGCACCCGCAGTTCCCTGTTGGTCACGCCGAGCGCACCCGCCGAGAGCGACACGCGGCGCGGCGACAGGCCGCTCCAGCTCCACAGCCGGGACGGCAGGACGTTGATGATCGCCAACGGCATCCGGCTCGCCCACCGCGCGAGCACCCGCGCGGCCGTACCGTCGTGCCAGGCGCTGCCGATCGCGTCGGTCAGGACGATCACCAGGCGCCGCCCGGTCGGGTCGACCAGGTGCCGGGTGCTCTGCACGGCACCCGCCGGTCCTTCGACGCGGAGCAGCAGCTCCCGCGCCGAGCAGTCGACCAGGAGCTTGCGGACGTTGCGGAAAGCGCCCTGCTGAAGCATGAGTTCCCTGAACTCGTCCACGGTTTCCCGCCAGACGTCCATCGACGCCGAGGTGTCCACGACGAGCACGAGCTCGAACCGCCGCCACGGAGCGGGATCGAGGACCGGCAGCCACATCCCGTCCTGCGCCGCCCTGACGGCCGTCGCCTCTTCGTTGAGCTGGTGCTTCCACGGCGACGGCGACCGTTTCATCAAGGGCCGCAGTGCTTTCGCGAGCAGCGCCGCCTGTTGCAGCTCCCGGCCCGATGATCCGACGCGTGCCACGGACGCGGTGGACGCGCCGTCGCCGGACCGCGCGAACCGCGTCGACCACGACATGCCGAGATCCGCCTCCGGCCGGGACCGTTGCGGTTGCGGCAGGTCCGCGGGCAGTGGGCCGGTTCTGTCCACTGCGGGCGGTTCGAGCCGCGCCGCCGCCTGGCCGGGCGGCTCGCCGTCCACGTGCTCGCTGATGATCGTGGCGAGCCAGAGCGCGTCCTTGATCTCGACCGCGGTCAGATCACTCGTGCGCAGCCGCGACTTGCCCGCTGGTTCGTTGGCTGTGCTCATCCGGGCTCCGCCGTCGACAGGGGGTGCCAGATCGCCCGCATCAGCTCGTTCCACTCCTCGTCCGGCTGGTACGCCCCGGATGTGGCCAGTTCGCTCGCCAGGTGCACGGCGTTGAGCAGCTGGTCGGCGGCCAGCCCGCCGACGGCTTCGCTGCGTTCGAGGAACTCGCTGATCAGCCGGGCCACGTCGACTCGTTCCGCGGCGCCGCCGAACTGGGCGGCCACCATCGCGGCGAGCTGTTCGGAACCGGGTGGACTGAGGTGTAACTGCAGACATCGGCGCAGGAAGGCAGGCGGGAACTCCCGTTCACCGTTGCTCGTGATGATGACGACCGGGAAGGCACGGCACTGCACCCAGCCGTCGCCGATCACCGCGCTGCCCCGCTTGTCGTGCGTGAACACGGTGACTTCCGGCTGCTGCTTGGCGATCCGGACCAGTTCGGGGATCTCGTACTCGCCGTCCTCGAACACGCTCAGCAGGTCGTTCGGAAGATCGATGTCGCCTTTGTCCAGTTCGTCCACCAGGAGCACGCGCGGGACCTCGTACGGCAGCAACGCCGTTCCCAACGCGCCGAGGTGCACGAAGTCACCGATGTCGGGCTCATGGCCGCGACGCGATCCCGCGGCCTGGACACGACCGATCGCGTCGTAGTTGTACAGGCCTTCGATCAGCGTCGTCCGGCTCGTGATCCCCCACCGCAGGACCGGTCCCAGGCCGAGTTCCGTCGCGATCAGGTACGCCAGACTGGACTTGCCCGTGCCCGGTCTGCCCGTCACCAGCAGGGGTCTGCGCAGGTAGAGCGCGGCGTTCACCATCGCGATCTCGTGTGGCGTGGACAGATGCCTGCGGCCTGCCGCGGTGCCGATCCTGCGCGCGGTCTCGCCGCTGTCACCGTTCGGCCTCGTCGCGAAGCCGTCGCCGGTGAACCTGCGCCACGGCGGTGGCTGCGGCAGCGCCGTGATGGGAGACGGAGCCACTTGTCCCGTTCCGCGGTAAATGCGCCAGTCCACCGTCAATCCACCTCCTCGGGTGGTCCCGGACGGTCCGGGACCACGACCCGCTCGGGGTCGTCCCACAGCACAGCCAGATGGCTGCCTACGTGCGGCTGCCGCGCGTCGTTGGCGAAGGCATCGGCCCGGACCAGCCGGACCCGGTCGAGCAGCCTGCCGGGCGCCTCGGCGTGCAGCAGGTCCTTCGCGGTCGCGACGAACTCCTCGATGCCGCAGTCCTCCCGGTGCCACACCATCACCGGGATGCCTGCCCGCAGACCGACGGCGACCTCGTCGAACGACGCCGGTGTCGCCGCCGGCGGAGCGGCGAGCACGTGCGCGACGACCACGGGCTCGCGCTCGAAATACGAGGTCAATTGACGCAGGTTCGGCTGGTCGCCGGGTTTGCTCCAAAACCCGGCTTCCGGCGTGAGCACGTTTTTGTCCCGCACCTGGTTCATCAGCCGCTTCCACCGGATGTACCACTGCCGGTGCCATTTGCGGGCGACCATCCGTTCCAGGCTGCGGACGCATACCGGGAAATGACAGCCCATGGGTTCGGGAAAATCGGACTCGGCCTCCCACTGCCACTGGTCGACATCCAGGTTGAGCAACTCCCTCGGCAGGAAGAACTCGACCCTGATATCCACCTCGTACGGCGCCCAGTCGCTTTCGGCCGCCTCGACGAGCGACGCGACCCGGTGTTTGATCTCGTCGAGTTTGCCGACGAAGTCCGACCCCCGTTTCGGATACCACCCGATGGACAGATCGCGTTGCCGCCAATGGCAAAGCCGGTACAGTTCGGTCGACGGACCCTCGTACTGCAGCTGGAAGACGAGGTAGGCGTTCGCACCGGACTCGGCGGACGCACCGGAAGACGTACTCACGATCGTTTTCCGGACAGCGCGCAACTCGACGGCGACTCCCATTCTCGCCGCCTGCTCGTCCCCCCATCGCCGCAGCTCCGCGGCCAGGTCCGAGCGAACTCGAACAGCGAGGTGCTCGACGAAAATCAACGGCTTCGGCACACCGTCGGGACCGGCGTTGAGTGTTTCCAGCGCGAGGAAAACCTCGGAATACGTCGTCTGCGCCCGCAGTTGCGGTGCGTTCGCGCCGGCGACGGTCTGGTAGATGCGGGCGATGTCGGGCACCACGACTCCGGCCAGCACCGCGAAAAGCCGGCGCCGTTCACCCGGTGACCACGTGTCCAGCGCGGACATCTCGGTGATGATCCGGCGCACCTCGGCCATCGCCTTCGTGCCCGGCTCGATCTGCTCGAGGACGAACAACAGCGCCGGCAACCCGTCCGGCCGGTGGTGGCAAGTTTCGACGATGCTGAACAAATGTGCGGCGCACTGCGGGTGTTCTTCCGGAAGCAACGGATGATCGAGCTCGTCGGACACGATTCTGACGACGAGGTTGCGGCCGTTCAAATCGGCGAGACACCCGACCCGCAGGAGGGCGCGCACCAACGGCCAAAGAGGGCCGCGTGCCGGTATGACGTCACCGCCCTCCGCCACATCGCCCCCTGAGGAGTCGCCGCTGTCACGGTTATGCGGACAATAGTGTGGCAGCCATCCCGGGATAGCGGTAGCAGGCAAATGAATTGATCAAGCGACCCGCCGCGCGACTCAAGATCACCGCCCGGCAAGGCCGTTCGGTTCCTGAGGAACTAGCCACTCGGCCCTGCCGCGCAAGCCGGACGTACGGCACGATGGAGGCTGCGGGTTCGATGCTGGCGACAGTCCGGGGAGGTCCGTCCATGACAACGATCTCGACAGCCGATCTCACGTCAGAGCTGCTCGATCTGAGTGCTGTGCCATTCCGCGAGCTACGCGACAGGACAACTCCCGAACTGGCGCACGCCGTTCACCGCGCTGTCGCGTTCTCGACCGCGAACAAGAACGAGATCCAAGTCCAAGACGAGAAGTGACTTCTCGGTACCGGGTTGGGACTGTGCACCCCCTGCGATTGTCGACCGACCGGCTGACAACACACCAGTTATCCCGCCGGGCGTTCGACGAGTTGTGTTCCGGTGGCGTCGGCGCCGAATTCGTCGGGGCCGTGGAGACTTCGCAGTACAGCAACAGAAAGCTGCTGTTGCGCGGAGTGGCCGACTTCTGCGCGGAGCACCCGGCCGCGGTCGGCCCGCTCACCGACACGGATTCGGTCTGGGATGTCCTCGCGACCGCTGAGGACAGAGATCCCGCCGTGGTACGCGGAATTCTGACGCACCCGACCGTCGGGGTGTGGCTCACCAGGATCCTGCGAAGGCTGTACGCGCAGGTGACCGATTCCATCCCGGTCTGGTCGGAACTCGGCTATCTGCACTCCCTCGTCGCCGTGATGGCGATTCGGACCGGAGTGCACTGCCGCGTCAAGGTACCCGTGGTGCACGGGGTGGTCACGCTTCCCACTGTCGGTCACATCGAGCTTCCGACGGTTTTCCCCACCGGTTTCGTCGAGCTGATCAACTGCGCGAGCGGAACGGCTGTCACTCTGGGGCACACCGGGCAGATCACACTCGATTCGCCGCACTTCTTCCCGGTGCGGCGGTACACAACGCATTCACGCGGTGTGCGGTTCTCGGTGGAGATCAACGACAACGACCCGTACCGCGAACTCTCCGAGCCCATCCCACCTCGGCGACTGGATCGAGCCGATGCCGCGGAGTGGGAGAAACTGCTCGGCGAAGCGTTCGACCTGTTGACGCTGTGGCACCCGGACTACGCGCGGGAGCTTTCCGCGGGACTGCGAATGGTGACACCCCTGCCCGCGGGGACGTCCATCCGGGGCGCTTCGTCCTCAGTGGCGATCGGCTGCGTCGCCGTGTCCCGCAAAACGTCCGCGACGCTGGTCGCCGAGACACTGGTGCACGAGTTCCAGCATTCCAAGTTGAACGGCCTGCTTGGACTGTTCGATCTGGGACACAGGGACGACATGTACGCGCCGTGGCGCGACGACCCGCGCCCGTTGAGCGGACTGCTGCACGGCGTTCTGGCCTTCCTGAGCGTCGCCGAGTTCTGGCAGGTCCAACGCGACCTGCTCCCGCAACAGCAGGCGGGCCAGGCGCATTTCACTTTCGCACTGCGCCGCTGCCAGGTCGGGGAAGCGATCACCTCACTGGTCGGCGAACCCGCGCTGACCCGCCTGGGACGCAGGCTGCTCGAGTCGATCCGCGCTCGCTTCGCACTCGTCGAACGGCAACCCGTGGCGTCCGACGTCATGGACGCGGTCACGAAGATCACCGACGACCACCGCGCGACATGGCGCAAGCGTCACGTACGACCTGACCCCGACGACATCGCGCGGCTGACAAACGCCTGGCTCGCAGGCGTTCCCTTGCCGGTGATGCCCGCCAGCCGCGTCGTCCCCGACGCCCGGCCGTCCGAACGGCCCAGCCGCGCGGCTCTTGTGGAGTTGCGGCTGACCGCACCGGAGACGTTCGCCGAAGTGGTGGCGCACTCGACGTTGGCGGCAGGAGACGCCGCCTACCTGGCGGACGACTACGCCGCGGCCACGACGATGTACCTGGCGCGGTTGCGCAACGCTCCCGAGGACACAGCGAGCTGGGTCGGCCTTGGCCTGTCGCTCAAAGCACGCGGGATCACCGCGTCGGACGCTGTCCTGCGGGCGCCGGAAGTGGTCGCCGCCGTGCACAACAGGATCCTGGCCACGGTCGGCACGGCGCCGGACCCGGTCGAACTCGCCACCTGGGTCGGTGCCGGGATGATGCCGGACACCGACCACACAGGACACTAAAGCTGCATCGTGTCGGTGTCGCAGTTCGCCCTGATCGACTGCTCGGCACCCAGGGTCGCTGGGTGGTCCGGACCGAGCGTGTTGCGGAAGTGCGTCACGGTGTTGCTGTGCAGTTCCGCTGCTTCAGCCTTGTTGCCCAGTGTTTCCAGGTCGATGGAAAGGTTCAGGGCGACAGCGAGGGTCGACGGGTGCTTCTCGCCGAGCACACGGACCGAACGCTGGTGGGTGTCCACGTCCAACGCGTGCGCGGCGGCCGTGTCGCTCATCGCGGCGAGGTCGCTCGCCAGGTTCGTCGCGCACACCAAAGCGAACGGGTGGTCGTCACCGAACACCTGGTGCAGGACGTCCAGGGTTCGCTGGTTCATCTCCTTGGCTTCGTTCGCCCGCTTCAACAGGCGGAGGGTGACCGCCAGGTTGATCGCGGCCACCAGCGTGTACGGATGCCGGTCGCCGTGGGTCTCCACGAAGAGCTGGTAGCTGTGCTCCGCCAGGTTCTTCGACTGCGGCAGGTCGCCGAGCACGCGCAGGTCGGCCGACAGTCCCATCTCGGCGGTGATGGTGTCGAGGTGGGTGTCTCCGTGCCGCAGGCGGTAGAGGCGCACGCATTCCTCGGACATCTCGCGCGCTTCCTTGTGCAGACCGGCTTTCCGGCGGGCGACAGCGAGGTTGCGCATCGCGCCGATGGTCGACGGGTGGTCTTCGCCGATGACGACCCGCGAACGCGCCAGCTGCTCCTCCTGCACCCGGCACGCCTCGATGTACTCACCACATTCGCGCATGTCCATCGCGTACGCGTTGAGCGTCAGGAATGTCGACGAGTGCTCTTCGCCGAGCACGATCTTCTTGCGTTCCCCGGTGTCGTAGTCGACTTCTTTGGCACGGAAGAACTGGCCGTTGAGCCGGAGGCTGCCGGCCAGGTTGTTGGCGTACCGGAGCGTGGCGGGGTCGTCGTCGCCGAGCACGTGCTTCGACTTCTCGACGATGTTCTCCTGCATCTCGAGCTCCTGGACGAACCGTCCCTGGGCCCGCAGACCACTCCGGAGCGCGTCGGCGACCGTCAGGTACAGCTCGCTGTCCTCGCCGTAGGTCTCCCGGACGCGTTTGTACGTCTCCTCGATCAGCCTGAACGCTTCGTCGTACTCACCCATGGTGCGGAGCGCGACACTGCGCTGGGCGGCCATCTGCAGCGTGTCTTCGTGGTTCTCACCGAAGGCCAGTTTCCACTGGTCCATCGCCTCACGCGCGTACGAGAAAGCGACGCGGTAGTCACCGATGCTGATCAGGTAGCGGACCAGGTTGATGATCAGCCTGCGGACCCACGCGTCCGACTGGCACTCGACGGCCTTCGACATCGTCGCGTGCGGCAGCAGATCCGCGTAGCGGCGCCAGGCGTCGGTCGACACCGGGTCGTCCGGGTCGCCGTTGACGAGCAGTACGTGCACGGCGTGCCGCATGTCGCCTTGTTCCTTGTCCGACAGCTGGTTCTTCAGCACTGTCTGGACCAACCGGTGCAACTGGATGGTGTTGTTGCGGTGGTCGATCTTGGCGAGGCTGTAGCGGCTGATCTCGCGGATCGCGCGGTTGAGCTTGATCGGGTCGCGCAGCGCGTTGGCCAGTTCCGGCGGGACCGGGACCGAGCGCCCGCCGGTGAACAGGCTCCGCGCGATCGGCTCCGGACCGAAGAACGCGCAAACCTGGAGCAGTTGCAGCGCCGCGGGATGCGAGGTGCGCAGCCGGTGCAGCGGCACGTTCCACGCCGCGGCGACCGAGCGCTGGTAGCCGAGGGCACCGTACTCGGCGGCGCGCTCGTCGCCGAGTAGGTCGGTGAGGTGGCGGTCGAGGAGCGTCAGGTACTCGTCGACGGGCATGCCGGTCTGGCCGCGCCACGCCGCCGCCTGCTCGACGGCCAGTGGCAGGTCGCCCAGCGCCTCGGCCAGGCGGTCCGCGTCCTCGTCGGTGATCTCGCCACCGCGCATCCGCAGCAGGTCGACGCTTTCCTTGCGGGTGAACAGGTCGACCTCGACGGTGCGGGCGACCCCAGCCCAGTCCGGGTTTCGCGAGGTGACGATCACGTGGCCGGAGCTGGCCGGGACGAACGGGCTGACCACGTCCGGGTGCTCGGCGTTGTCGAAGACCAGCAGCCAGCGCTGGTACGGACTGCCCCGGCGGAGCGCTTCGAGGACCTCGGGCCGCGCTGTCTCGGCCGAACCGGCGGGCAGGCCCAGTTTCTTGGCGAGTTCCACGAAGCTGGCGTTGATCTGCGACAGCTGCTCCGACGGGATCCACCAGATGATGTCGTACTCGGAGCTGTGCCGGTAGATGTACTCGACGACGGTCTGCGACTTGCCGACGCCGCCCATGCCGTGCAGCGCTTCCGGCAGGACCGCTGTGGCCCGGTTGTCCGGCTCCAGCAACCGTTCCTGCAATTTGTCGAGCAGTTCGACCCTGCCCACGAAATCCGGGTTGCGCAGTGGTACGTTTCCCCAAATTTGCGGTCGAATGCCAGGCCCTTTTCGTGGTTCAGTCTTGGGAGTTTCGGAAACGCTCATCTCGCCCTCCACAGAGGCTGTCATCGACTCGATTCTCCCGCTACTGATACGTGCGCCACGAAGGCTTGACCCGGCATTCTCATCACCGCGCGGGTCGAGTGGCGGCTCAACACGCTCATCAGATCCCCCATTGGTGTATCTGTTTAACTCAAAAGTGAGCGATCGCGATCGCTTCGCATACTGCTTTCCGGAGATGGCAGCCAAAATCGCCGACTCGATTTTCAGGTAGGCGATATTCTCATCGGTCACCGCGGGAATCGTTGCGGTAGCCGGAAAGTCGACTGCCTTCCGGAAGTTCTTCAGAACGGGAACAGCCGGGCCGAACGCGTCGCTCACTATCCGGGCGACGCGCACTGTGTCGGCGCGGGTTCCCATCGCGAGGAGCTCCTCGCGGACTCCCTCGTGGAATTCGTAGGCGATCGCGGACGGATCGGTCACCGATTTCAGATCGAGGGATTGTTTCACGATTCCGCCGAGCAGCACTTCGGCCGTCGCCGACATGTCGGAGCCGTCGAGCATCACCTGTTCGACGAGCTGGATGATCGGCAGGTTCAACGGCGCCGCGGCCAGCAGCAGGGCCAGCTGGAAACCCCGCGTCGACGCGTAGGTCTTGAAGCGCAGCACTCGCTCGCGGGGTGAGAGATACGGCTCGGTCGTCCCGATCCGGTAGGTGTCCTCCACCGGCGAGCGGGTGCTGGCGTTGATCACGGTCGTCTCGGTCGACCCGCCCGCGACGAGCGTCGCCCAGCCGGACAACCACTCCGCGGTCAGCGACAGTACGGGGACCGCGACACCGTCGTGCGGCGCGGGATCGACGCGCAACAGGCTGTTGGCCGCGCCCGGTGCCGGTGACGACAGGAGCGCGCGGTGCGGGGAAAGTCCGCCCCAGCTCCACAGGCGTTCACTCAGCACGTTGACGATCGCGGTGGGCATCCGCGTCGCCAGCTCCGCCACCAGGCGTTCGGCCGCACCCGTCCGCCATGCCGCACCAACGGCGTCCGTGATCACCAGAACCACGCGCCGTCCGGTCGGGTCGACCACATCCCGCCACGTCCGCTCGGCGCCGGTGCCCGCCACCATCAAGGTGAGGTCGTCCGAGCGGGAGAAATCCGTTCGGTACGTGCGGATCTGGCGGAACGCCCCGGTGTGGCCGAGCACGCCGGTGAACTCGTCGACCATGGTCTCCCAGATCGCGAGAGTCGGGCTCGAATCGACGACCAGCAGGAGTTCGAACTTCCGCCACGGCGCGGGTTTCCACTCGGGCAGCCAGATCCGCTGCTCAGCCGCGCGGTTGGCGGTCGCCTCCTCGTCCAGCACTGTCCGCCACGGGGAAAGGCCGCGCCTTGTCAGCGGGCGAAGGGCTTGTTCGCTGGCACGTGGGTCGCGCAGAGCCGGGACGACCGGGCGGCGCAGCGGCGCGGAAGCGCGGGACGTGTCCGCCAATGTCCGGTCGAGCACTTCTCGCCGTTGCGGCGCCCATTGCTCGGTGGCTTCCGGTTGTTTGCGTTTCGGCGGCGTGATGTCCGGCTGCTGCGCAGGGTCCGGGGGCGGTTCGGACCGCGCGGGTTGTTCGCTTTCGGGAATTGCGGGGACGTCGTCGCCCGGCGGGGCATCGCGGGGCGGTGGCTGCGGTGTTTCCCGGTGGATGCACCGCGCCAGCCACCAGATGTCCCTGAGTTCCGACCACGTCAGATCGGTCGGCCGCGGTCCCGCCGCCACCTGCCACATCAGACCGGTCTCCCGGTCTGGTGGCTCGTCGGACGGCAGAGCGCTCACTCTCAGACACTCCTGCTCTGCAAGGGGTGCCAGATCGCCGACAGCAGCGACTTCCACTCCGGGTCGGACGGCTGGTGCACGCCGGCGGTGACCAGCTCGACGGCCAGGTGCACCGCGTTGAGCAGCTGGTCGGCCGCCAGGCCGCCGTGCTCCTCGCTGCGCTGCATGAACTCGCCGATCAACCGGGCCACGTCGACGCCCTCGGTCGGCCCGAACTGCGCCGCGACCATCGCACCGAGCTGCTTCTCGCTGGGCGGCTCCAAGTGCAGCTGCAGGCACCGCCGCAGCAACGCGGGCGGGAACTCCCGCTCCCCGTTGCTCGTGATGATCACGATCGGGAACGACCGGCACTGCACCCGCCCGCCACGGATGGTCGCCGTGCTGCCCCAGTCGTCGGTCATGACCGTGACCTCGGGCTGCTGCTTGCTGATCCGCACCAGCTCGTCCAGCCGGAACTCGCCTTCCTCGAAGGCGTTGAGCAGGTCGTTGGGCAGGTCGATGTCGCCCTTGTCCAGCTCGTCCACCAGCAACACCCGCGGCAGCTCGTACGGCAGCAACGCCGTTCCCAATGGCCCGAGGTGGATGAACTCGCCGATGTCCGGTTCGTCGTGCGGACGGGCGCTCGCGGCCTGCACACGCCCGATGGCGTCGTACGAGTACAACCCGTCTTTCAGCAGCGTGCGCGACCCGATCGGCCACCGCAGCACCGGTCCCAGGCCGAGTTCCGACGCGATCAGGTACGCCAGGCTCGACTTGCCCGTGCCCGGCCTGCCGGTCACCAGCAACGGCCTGCGCAGGTAGATCGCCGCGTTCACCATCGCGACCTCGTGATCGGTCGACAGGTGCCAGCGGTTGGCCGCGTCACCGATCCGCCGCGAGGTCTCGCCGCCGTCGCTCACCGGCCTGGCCTCGACGTGCCCCGACCCGGGGAACCGCCGCCACGGCGGTGGTTTCGGCAGGTTGTCGATCGGCGCGCCGCGCGGCGCGCCGGTCCCGGTGTAGACCCGCCAGTCCTGGTCGGTCATGCCGCGGGCACTCCTTCCGGGATGACCATCCGCTCGGGGTCGTCCCACAAGATCGTCAACTGGTTGCCCACGTGCCGCAGCTCGAGGCCGTCGGCGTACGCGTTGGCACGGACCACCCTGACCCTGTCCAACAGGTGCTGGGCATTGCTCTCGTACAGAACTTTTTCGACCGCCGCACCGAACTCCTCGGCATCGCAGTCCCAGCGGTGCCAGATGATCATCGGAATTCCGGCGCGCAGCGCGATGGAAATCTCGTCGGCGTACGTCGCACCGGTCGGCGGGGCACTGAGAATCAGCGAGACGACGGTCGGGGTGCGTTCGAAATACGAGACAAGCTCACGCAAAGCCTGGTGCGCGTTCGACCGGTTCTGGTACCCGCCGCCCTTGGTGACGC
This window contains:
- a CDS encoding effector-associated domain 2-containing protein — translated: MPATAIPGWLPHYCPHNRDSGDSSGGDVAEGGDVIPARGPLWPLVRALLRVGCLADLNGRNLVVRIVSDELDHPLLPEEHPQCAAHLFSIVETCHHRPDGLPALLFVLEQIEPGTKAMAEVRRIITEMSALDTWSPGERRRLFAVLAGVVVPDIARIYQTVAGANAPQLRAQTTYSEVFLALETLNAGPDGVPKPLIFVEHLAVRVRSDLAAELRRWGDEQAARMGVAVELRAVRKTIVSTSSGASAESGANAYLVFQLQYEGPSTELYRLCHWRQRDLSIGWYPKRGSDFVGKLDEIKHRVASLVEAAESDWAPYEVDIRVEFFLPRELLNLDVDQWQWEAESDFPEPMGCHFPVCVRSLERMVARKWHRQWYIRWKRLMNQVRDKNVLTPEAGFWSKPGDQPNLRQLTSYFEREPVVVAHVLAAPPAATPASFDEVAVGLRAGIPVMVWHREDCGIEEFVATAKDLLHAEAPGRLLDRVRLVRADAFANDARQPHVGSHLAVLWDDPERVVVPDRPGPPEEVD
- a CDS encoding AAA family ATPase, which translates into the protein MAPSPITALPQPPPWRRFTGDGFATRPNGDSGETARRIGTAAGRRHLSTPHEIAMVNAALYLRRPLLVTGRPGTGKSSLAYLIATELGLGPVLRWGITSRTTLIEGLYNYDAIGRVQAAGSRRGHEPDIGDFVHLGALGTALLPYEVPRVLLVDELDKGDIDLPNDLLSVFEDGEYEIPELVRIAKQQPEVTVFTHDKRGSAVIGDGWVQCRAFPVVIITSNGEREFPPAFLRRCLQLHLSPPGSEQLAAMVAAQFGGAAERVDVARLISEFLERSEAVGGLAADQLLNAVHLASELATSGAYQPDEEWNELMRAIWHPLSTAEPG
- the fxsT gene encoding FxSxx-COOH system tetratricopeptide repeat protein; protein product: MSTANEPAGKSRLRTSDLTAVEIKDALWLATIISEHVDGEPPGQAAARLEPPAVDRTGPLPADLPQPQRSRPEADLGMSWSTRFARSGDGASTASVARVGSSGRELQQAALLAKALRPLMKRSPSPWKHQLNEEATAVRAAQDGMWLPVLDPAPWRRFELVLVVDTSASMDVWRETVDEFRELMLQQGAFRNVRKLLVDCSARELLLRVEGPAGAVQSTRHLVDPTGRRLVIVLTDAIGSAWHDGTAARVLARWASRMPLAIINVLPSRLWSWSGLSPRRVSLSAGALGVTNRELRVRRIEHDIFEDDPAGDSIPVPVLALTPEWLSGWANLVAAAGAAPVETTAVMLNPRDSKPIADQAEPRTALSAYDRVMRFRTYASPPAFQLAGLLAAAPLNLAMMRFVQRELLPDTDVSVLAEVVLGGVLRKVKAARSAHDPTAVVFEFHDGVREELLSGVRRADTVRVARVLGDYLGSSVAMLRNFRDAVDDPDGTARPKVSPETMPYLRVQEAVFRALSGRYAPRAVSLRRELRGARLWAHARGERVHEDAPAARGFEPPTGAPVPDSDHRPQVWGAIPLRNNDFVGRDSLLEVLAEKLTAPGVTAVLPEALQGMGGVGKSQTVVEYIYRHADEYNVIWWIPAEQMSQITASFVELAKRLGLPASSAEVAITEVLDSLRTGEPFDRWLLVFDNAGSPESVRPFFPASAGHIIVTSRDMHWARVANVVEVDLFTREESIQMLRRIGGDISEADADRLADALGDLPLAVEQAAVWRVRTGMPAAEYLQLLKGHLAELPDDGPGEYGVMRSVAAAWRVPLHQLRTEFPAALQLLQVCAFFAAEPPIPRAFFEAEHDVPVPPELAEAMADPVQLDRIFQAISGYGLAKIDESGATLSLHRLVQTVIQNQLSADERAKLRHAVHVLLVHADPDDPTSQTWGRYAELLPHADVSDAIHCRSNDDRVRRLLIHLVRYLINSGDFQGALDLADRAGEHWRAALGPTSADTLEMARLQGLALYRTGRYDEAFELSNSTFRQVEATFGTDNTLFLRTANILRMSLRPRGLFVEELQMQQTIFDRSCHVQGREHPATLEYANNLAGCHRLNGNFFVARDLDQDTWNRKRKVLGEEHPRTFLTLNALAMDMRECGEHIKACQIQEDNLARQRAVIGAEHPNIIGAMRNLSVARRKAGLYEAAAELSSECVRLYRRRHGARHQDTITAQMCLSADLRQLRNLPESLRLGELSHQLFAERYGREHPYTLVAAINLAVTLRLLGRTEDAWELNTRTVGAVRDIFVNDHPFGLVAATNLASDLAAANRLQEAHALDSDSLARSRRLLGHRHPSTLAVALNLAVDLASLNRQEEAEALHSVTVGSLRVVLGAEHPATRAAQVWGRANCDTDTMQL